The DNA window GAATTCTGGGATCGAGAAGCAAATTTTTCTTGGCTTCTTGAGCACAACTTCAATTTCAGGTCCCCAGGAGTTTGGAGCAAATGAATTTTCCAAGATGGTTTGGAcgtggagatggagaggagagacaggataGTGgcggtggggagggggggggtgaAGACACCTctgaggagggaggaagatgaactCGCTGCGGCAGAGAAGAAAAGGTccgagaaggaggaggaggatgaagaagaagaagaagaaggcttCCTCTCAGACGTCTTCTTCAGATGGGTTCGGCGGCAGGAAATCTAATCCTGTTTCCCGTCCCGTCCCCGCATCAGATTATTCATCCGCAGCTTGtcacagcacaacaacaaaccaGCATGTCTGTTTTGGATTAGCAAATTATTCCGTTTCATTCCCGCTCGTGTTTGTCGCAGCGTCCCGTATGAATCCAAACTATTTACATATTTAGCAAGCGGCCTGCTTCTAGCACGCAGTCGCTCGTGAAACAACATTCCCACTTCAGCGTTTCCCAGCGGATCAGATGCCTTCATTACATTGAGGAGTGACTTTGTTACTGAGAGGAAGAGGGGTTTGCTTCTGAATGTGAGGGAGGGGTGTTAGCTCTCCGTCATGCTCTGATGCGCAGGGACCAAATCTGTCCGTCACTGAAGGTGACCTACCTGTCGCGGGGTCATGATGTCACCCCTGGCAGATAGAGTGGTTTTTACAAATGTTTCACTGAGCCAGAGGAacttgacacaaaggacttgatggcACTGTCTAACACATGCCTCACATTTATatccacaaaatacgatgtttgcgAAGTGAACAGCTGTTCTCCTCCGCGTGtcgtcattgtttttatttgatattgcACCAAACCCGAATGGACACCTGAGCAGATGATTATACACCTGTACTGCAGATGTTTTGATTCACTTGCCAGAGGAAAATGTGGCTCCATGAAGGAGTATGGACCTTGACCGAATCGGTCCTGCCACTTCTGGGTTTGCTGAACCGAGCGTCCTGATTGGCTGACGTGTTttccctggcaaatgaataaaagcgCCTTCAGCACAGGTGTATAACTGTCTGAAAACAATGCTCCACCAATCACGTCACTTGGTTCGGCAAACCCTGCGGTGGTAGGACAGATTCGGTCAAGGTTCAAACTCCTTCATGGAGCCACATTCTCCCCTGGCGACTGAATAAAAACATCTTCAGTCCAGGCGTATAACTGTGTGCCGAGGAGTTGAGTCTGGTTTTGGTGCAATATCAACTGAAAACAGTGCTCCGCACTTGTCAGCCAATCAAATTGCGTTGTTCTGCAGCCTGCGAAGAAGAACGACATAAACTTAGCAAACAACCCGAtgacaaacattgtattttgtggcTATAAATGtgacgcatgtggtagaaagtgccatcaaatccttcatttcaatttcctctggctcagtAAGACATGTGAAGAACAGCTACCGTATCTGCcaggtgtgacatcatcaccccgTGTCAGGTAGGACACCTTCGGTAAGCGGACAGATTCGGTACCTGCGCCGGCGGCAGGTCCATCCATACTCACACGGCTACAGGACTCTCGTCATCCCAATCCCACTGAAGAACCAAACTAGACCCGTGTCTGCTCCAGGAGCAGCTTCCAGAACtccacaggagcagctgctaCTAGCTTAACTGCAGCTCTACACTGAGTCTCAGACGACAGGGACCGAGGAAACCCTTTCACTTTGCTGTATTTCCAGCATCGATAACACTGGACTCTCACTCAGCCAGAGTTTCTTTCCAAACACACAACCCTCGCCTTGTTTATTCGGCTTTTATCTGACACATTTAggcaatttgggggaaaaaaagataattACAAGGCCACCGCGCCCCTTCAGGAGCATCACACATAATTATACTTATTAGTCATGCTGTTGTGTTCCAGACGCTGGTCGTCGcctcttttttaaatcatattgcGTGGTTGGTTTTGAGCCTCTTGTTGTTCATGCAGTCCATTTTCCTGAGgcctctgtctttgttcataTGTTTCACACCACAGACAAAGGTTGTTCCTCACACTTTCCCAACACAGAAATCATTTTTTAACTCTGTTTTCCTGCACAACAAAACTAACAACACTTGAGGTAAGTGATATTTGTGTCACGCCAAGAAACTTCAGCGTGGCGGTAGTGAACACAGGCATCGGGATGTCGTTGTACCAAGACAGTGTCCAGTGTCCAGGCCTCATCGCTGCCGGTGTCAAAGCACTTGCTGCTGCTTTCATCACCTGGTGAGGAAAAACGGTGCATGTTTTATTGAGCTTGTGTACAGAAGAAACACAagttgctgctgttttcatcAGCTGGTTCATCGTCTTCATCGCTGAGGCCATGTTGCACAAAGATTTGGTTTGAAAAAGTCGTGGTTCCAGTTCTGCTAGTCGCCGCGCAGACGAGGGAGACTGTCATGTCTCCGACACAGATCCAAGCAGCAGGTCATGCTTGGTTCAGCTAGCATCTGCTGAGCACCTGAAGAAAGTCCAGGCCCACTGAAACACTGCCTCTGACAGCCATGTTTTGGAGAAAAGATTCAGGGAACATTGGCTTCCTCACTGGCTTGTTGGCTGTCGGGTTCGGAGGTGGCCACCTCATGGTTAAAAGAGCTTCCAAGAGGACGCCAGTCGCTGAAGAAGATGACGGAGGGCTAGGTGTGAGACTGCAGCAGGAAGACGGAGTATGGAGGCTCCAGATGGTGTCCTCACAGAACAGCTGGAGACTCCACCAGAACGTTTTCCTGCCTGTCCTAGACCTCACTCATGACTCCGCACTCATCTCCAGATGATGGAGTGCAGTGTTGTTCACGGTTGTCTGTCtggtctccatgctggagtcgGCCATCTTGTCTGGTGGAACTCTGATTCACCAGTTTGCGTCCCAGAATGACGGAACACCAAAACAAGGTCAGAAACTGAGTCTGTAGTGAATCTGTCgtgcagctgcagacagagaAACCATCTTgacgctgcttcatgaagctcttCAGCAGCCGAGTTTTCCACCCACTTCCGCTCGAATCCAAGTTGTTTGCATGAAATCCGTCCGTACCGTCGTCTCGCCCGACACAAAGGTCATCAAGATGAAAGCGCACACCGATTCCAGCCGTCAACATCTTCGAGCCTCACTGTCACAACTTGGATTTGCGCCTAAAGCTTGCTGGTCACGTTTCGCTGAAACAATGAATCACATTAAGGCCACAGCTGCAGCGTCACCACCGTCGATGTGATGTGACTTCAAAAATAATAGCAAAACTAGACACAAGTTTACTGTCAGAGGAGCAGAGCTGGAGTGGGAGGCGCCGCCGTGGAGCCGCTTCACGCTTGCCTTTGTTGTCCATGAAAGGCACCCTCCCTGTTGACAGGCGGGAGCTTGGTTCACCTCATGAGAGGGCCGGCTCTGATGACGGCGCGTGGCATTCAGGCTTGAAATGGAGCAGGCCAAACTTTTCACCATTTATTTGTGCAACAAAGTGACAATCCAACCACAAACATGGTCACCTCCCGCCCTTTTGATTGTTTTTTCACAGCAAAAAGACCCGAAATAATCACATCATGCCCCCTTAAATAGTAACACATGCTCAGAAAAGTCCATAATAAAATTCTTCTTTACATTGAGTCgttatgaaaaatatattaatgtACAAAAATCTTGCATATTACACATGAGATGTCTTTTTATGGGCCACtacaaaacacagcaacacatgGAGAAGATCGAGGAACTGTACAGACGGAGTCTCTGGCGCTGTTGTTTTCAAGAGTTTGTGTATTCTGGGATGGAAATCTCATCTGTTTCCTGTATCCTGGCCGGCGTGGAGGGACCCACCAGGATGTAGTCAAACTCCTGGTGCTGCACCTTTTCGTACACGCTCTGCAAGGCGTTGGATTTCGGCGCGTGTCCCGGATAGTAGTTTTCCCTGCGGGTGTCCCGGGGCAGGGAAGCAGTTTTGGAGAAGGTGGACATGTTGGGTGCCGTGGCCAGGCTGGTGTTGGGCCGGGTGGCCGACGGGCTCCAGCACCGGTCCGAGTGGCCCAGCACCTTGCACTCGCTGGTACAGGCCCACAGACCTGCAGGGCAGAAGGTATGTCCTGAATGAGGCTATGTGATGTCGGAGAAAAGACCCCAGTGAAGCCCCGAGTGGATCACAATGTGACAGAGGATGAGTGATGTAACTCGGTGCAAGCGGTTTTGACACATTTCCAAAGACATTTCACAGTCTCAATTTCAGCTTCATTATTATGGATTTGCGACACTCACTGTTTGTCGGCGGCGAGTCTTTCTTGTGCACGTCGGCGCTGATGTCAGAGTCGCTGTCGTTGAAGTCACTGTCTCCCTTGCCGCTGTCTTTGCCGCTGATGTGCGGCTCTCTGGCCGAGATGGTGGTGAAGGAGTTGCCCTTCCAGATGGTGATCGGCCGGAGAGCCTCTTTGCCGTAGCCAGGCAAGGTGGAATAACCCTGCGCAGAGCGGACAGCGCGTGAAGACGCCAGCAGACTCACCCCCTGGCCCCCCCCTTCCTCCCCGGGACTCACCTTTAACTTGCCCTCCATGACCCTGTTGTTGGGCTCGAAGATGCCTGCTGTTTGCCGCCCCTCCTCGCAGCTCATctcggcggcggcggtggcggcggcggccagCGGAGACTTCTCGGGGAAGGGGTGCGCCTCAAACACTTTGCCTTTGTGACTCCCGATCAATGAGTCGATGTGGCCGCTTTCCACATTCTCCACTTTGGGaatctcctctttctcctcgtAGCCCTCCCTCGGCTCTTTCTTCCTCCGGCTGCAAAtggtggtgatgaggatgatggccagcaggaggagggagcAGCTGCCCGCCAGCACGATGATGATGGCGATGGACGTGTCCCACTCGAAGACCTCCTCCCCGCCGCTCTCCTCCCCAGACGACATGCTGGCCAGAGTGCCCTCGATGAAGTTGAAGTGGATGACCGCCgtggaggtgagggagggggaGCCGTTGTCGCTGACCGACACCACCACTTTGACGTTATCGGTGAGGTCGTACGTCAGCTGTCGGCTGACGTGAACCTTGCCGGAGTCTTTATTGATGGAGAAACCCAGGGGAGCCCCTTCGATGATCCTGTAGGACAGCTGCGCGTTGAGGCCCTCGTCAGCATCTGTGGCCTTGATCTGGGTCACCAAATAACCCGCAGGAGCGTCTTTGGGCAGGAAAACATCTGCAGCTCCTTTGTAGAGCGGCGGCTCGATAATGGACGGATGGTTGTCATTCTGATCCACTATTTTTAGCCTGATGACGGCCGTGCTCTGCAGCTGGGGAGAGCCTCCGTCGCTGGCTTGGACGTGGATGTCCAGCTGCCTCATGACTTCGTAGTTGAAGCTGCGCAGAGCGTACACCGAGCCGGACACGGAATTCAGCGACACAAAGGTGTTGACTGGTGAGCCCAAGATGACGCTGTCCAGCAGCCTGTAGGTGATCTTGCTGTTGATGGCCAGGTCCGCATCGCTGGCTTCCACCGTGGTCACGTAAGCCCCGGGGGCGTTGTTCTCCGCCACCGACACTTCGTACACGGGCTTGGTGAAGTGGGGGGCATTGTCGTTCTCGTCGCTGACCCGGACAGTGTACTGGGTGATTTTCCTCAGAGGAGGTGACCCGAAATCCTCGGCCATGACGGTCAGGTTGTACTCACTGATCCTCTCCCGGTCCAGACTGCCAGCGGTGACGATCATGTAGCTGTCACCGTAGGCTTGTCGGAGCCGGAAGTGGTCGTGTCCGTACAGAGTGCAGTGGACCTGGCTGTTGACGCCGGAGTCTCTGTCCAAGGTGCTGACCAGCGCCACCAGGCTGTCCTTGTCCGCCGCCTCGCTGATGTACGCGGCCCCGGTGCTGATGGAGGTCATGGGGGTGATGCTGATTTCGGGCGCGTTGTCATTCACGTCCGCGACGTGGATGACGATCTTGCAGGCGGACGGAGTCGGGTTCGAGCCCAGGTCGCTCGCCTGCACGTCGATTTCGTACGTGCTCTTCTCCTCGAAATCCACCGGGCTTTTCAGGGTCAGCCGCCCCGACTTGTGGTCCACATGGAAAAGTTCGCGGATTTCGTGGGAGACTTGCTTCCCGAAGCCGTACACCACCTCCCCGTTCAGCCCCTCGTCCGCGTCCACGGCGTTCAGGTCCAGGATGACGGTGCCGACCGGCGCGTCCTCCGGCAGGCTGACGGAGAAGCTGCTCTGGTCGAACACGGGGCTGTTGTCGTTGAAGTCCGTGACTCGGACGGAGATTTTGGTGGCGCCGGACCGCACCGGGCTCCCGCCGTCCGtggccaccagctccaaagtgTACAGAGACTGGACCTCCCGGTCCAGCTCCTTCATCAGCACCAGTTCCGCATATTTAACCCCATCCGCTCTCAGGAGCACGTCGATGGTGAAGTGGCTGTTGACGGAGATCTGGTAGCTCTGGATGTAGTTGGAGCCCACGTCGGCGTCCGCAGCCGGGTCCAGGGGAACCCGGGAGCCCACCGGCGCGTTCTCCGACACCTCCACCACCGACTCCGCGCTCTGGAACTCGGGCGAGTTGTCGTTGATGTCCCTGATTTCCACCTCGACGTGGATGAGTCTGTAGCGCTCTTTGGAGAAATTCACCACGTCAAAAGTGATGAGACACTGAGAAGTGTGTCTGCAGATCCGCTCGCGGTCGATCCGCTCGCCGACGACCAGCTCCCCGTCCACCTCCCTCACCCGAAAGAAGGAGTCGTTGAACTGTTTCATCATCCTGAAATTGGTCTTGGAAGAGTGCGACAGACTCAAGGACATATCCTTGGCGAGGTTTCCGATGACCGTGCCAGGCGCGTCCTCCTCGTTGGTCTGGTACCGGATAGTATTTCCCTCGGAATGAGCCACGGCGACGAACAGCAGATGATGCACGGAGGAAACGAAAATCCAGCGGCGCCAGGAAGTTGTTAAACGGCCAGGGAAGATCTTCCAGGCGACGGCGAGGAGCTCCATTGTGGCGGCTCTCCTCGGCGAGGCTCTTTGCGAACTGCGCCGCCAGAGAAACTTACTTGCTCTTTTACGCGCAGCCAGCCAGACGCACacactcgctctctctctctctctcccccctccctctctctccttcacacgcacgcacgcacgcacgcacgcagacaGCTCTAGAGTCTGCAGTGGCGGGTTCCTACAGCTCATCATGCTAATAAGAGAAAGTGTGACCAATCTCACGCTGTGGaattatggagaaaaaaagcctattttaagcgCGCACTAAAGAGACTGGAGttaagaggaagagaggaaaaaagtCGCCTTTCTACTCCCTCGAGGAGAAAACGTTAAAGGGGCAATCGGTAATTTTCTTCAGCCGTTTGACTGACATGCTATTGGACATTTTTGGGGCCGTTTAGATATTTCATCACGTCACCTGATGCCGTAACAAAAaggtcatgattttttttttctttttaagaaacCAACCCCTCAATCCTTTTAACTGCAACAGAGTCACTCATCTCTCACACAATCCAACGTCCGCTTCCTCTTGCCTTTGTCTTTCCCTGGAAAGTGGCTGAATGTGAGATTCGTCCCATATTTTGCTCCGCTTCTCTTAAGACAGTACGGGGTGCAACGCTGAGGCCGAGCGGCTGACAGGGTTAGGAGTTCGTCACGGCTTAAAGACAGTCGAGTTTTGAgtgtattaaaatgttttttaactaCAAAAAGTGGACAAACCTTTGATAATTTCTACACGATTTAGCTTGACTTGTTGGTTGGATTATCTGCTCCTAAAAACAGACAACCTCTTGGACATAAAGCGAAAGAGTCATCCCATGTGGCGATCTGAAACCACCACATGGGAAATTGGCGACAACATTTCATCGCACATTCCAAGCCTTTAAACCCCCCCCTGAGCCTGGTGAGTCCATCCTTCCTGCCCACTGCTGTCAGGGTTAGAGGCGGACTCTGCCTGGACTCACCGCCATTGTTGGCCATTTTGGACATTatttatatctatatttttttggtttgttttctttgtttggatTGTGTTattgctttgtgtgtgtctgtcatgtTTTTGATGTTGCTACTGTATATTCCCCTATTTTTGGATGCATATATCTCATCTAGTCAAAGGGGGTCCATCACCTCGACCTGAAGAGCCGCCGTACCGAGCCTATCCTCTTCCGGCCACCAACCAAGTCGATGGACTGATTGAACCTTCTTTGGATGGTTAGCTTCAGACAGTTGGCTTCATTGTCCCCAAACTATTTCTGGACCACGTTTAGAGTAAGAGGCATTAGTTTCTCTGGCTGGTCTTCAAGGTGTGGCAGAAATTCAGCATTAAAGTAACATAATGTCATAAAAATCGTCCCTGAAGTAAGTTCTTTCTGTGCAGCGCAGTAGGAAATGCTTGACAGAGTTAGATGAAGTTAACCTGCCACTGCGAGACTTTGAACCAGTGTGTCATTTTGTTGGAAAAGCATTGCATATCTGTTTCATGTCATGAAAAATCCTTGTGGGGTCGTCGATAGAACTGGACTCGCTCAGCTCGAAACATTTTAGCAAGTGATGTTGTCGTACTAGTAGATTGATTTTTCAGGTCTCTTGGTTTTTCTTGGTCGTGTCTTGGTCTCAGACTTGGTGGACTTGGGATTTCCATCAAGACCGGTTgagaccgacagagaaaactgtcatcattggtaaaagaaggattctgttttttttgttcagttttcttgtgtttttttcttcaacatttaGGTCACAAATCAATCCACgagagggccacagtgggggcAGGATTTGGTTCCTTACTAATCTGAAGGAGACCCAAagaccaatcaggtgtctgaagactgttgtcTGTCAGaatggtgctgtttgtttcagctgacccCTGATTGGTTCACCGATgtgagcctgcacccactggAACCCACTGGATTTTCCTTATATACACTGTCTTGGTCTCATCCTGGACTTGACCTccaaacatcttggtcttgtcaCGTCTCGATATGTTCCAGTCTGGATAATGTCCTGGTCTCGtctcggtctcgacctccaaatgtcttggtctcgactcggACTCGATATGTTCCAGTCTGGATAATGTGAAGGTGAGACGATCATAAACCAGCGGAGGACAAGGCCACCGACAACAATCCTGACCGGGACTGTGTGTTCAATAAAGCCAAGTGTTTTCTCATATCCTGATGTGTGGAGCCGACACGGCGATCTAAAAAGCGAGCGTCCATAACCCTTCTCCACCAGCAACAGAAGCgtcaggagggaggggggcgctTCATTCCGCAGCAGCCGTGGAGAGACTCCCCTGTCCTGAAGCGTCAGTGTGAGAGGCTGCCTGTGCGCTCAGCGCTGGAACACGACCTGTCTACCCAGGACGTTTTAATTGACCTGAAATCCTGGACTGGCGAGACGCGCCTTGGAAAATGACTGGCTGAATTCAGATGAGCTGCCGCCCGGAGAGCGAGAATAACTCGCAATGTTACTCAAATTTAATATCGGGAAACATTTGAGGCAGTTATTGTTTAATCGCACTCACATTTGTCTGACTTGTGGCAGAATGTGAAGCTGTTTTTCTGTGTGATTCGTGTGCTACTTCCTGATATCACTGGCAAAGGCAAAACATGGCGTCCATGTAGCGCTATTGATCATGAAAAACCCATTGACTGAGTCTCAGTTAGCGTTTGTTTATCTCAGCATGCTATTATTTACTCttcataaatacacaaagcTCTTTATGTGTCAAAAGA is part of the Synchiropus splendidus isolate RoL2022-P1 chromosome 10, RoL_Sspl_1.0, whole genome shotgun sequence genome and encodes:
- the si:ch211-199f5.1 gene encoding protocadherin-8, which encodes MELLAVAWKIFPGRLTTSWRRWIFVSSVHHLLFVAVAHSEGNTIRYQTNEEDAPGTVIGNLAKDMSLSLSHSSKTNFRMMKQFNDSFFRVREVDGELVVGERIDRERICRHTSQCLITFDVVNFSKERYRLIHVEVEIRDINDNSPEFQSAESVVEVSENAPVGSRVPLDPAADADVGSNYIQSYQISVNSHFTIDVLLRADGVKYAELVLMKELDREVQSLYTLELVATDGGSPVRSGATKISVRVTDFNDNSPVFDQSSFSVSLPEDAPVGTVILDLNAVDADEGLNGEVVYGFGKQVSHEIRELFHVDHKSGRLTLKSPVDFEEKSTYEIDVQASDLGSNPTPSACKIVIHVADVNDNAPEISITPMTSISTGAAYISEAADKDSLVALVSTLDRDSGVNSQVHCTLYGHDHFRLRQAYGDSYMIVTAGSLDRERISEYNLTVMAEDFGSPPLRKITQYTVRVSDENDNAPHFTKPVYEVSVAENNAPGAYVTTVEASDADLAINSKITYRLLDSVILGSPVNTFVSLNSVSGSVYALRSFNYEVMRQLDIHVQASDGGSPQLQSTAVIRLKIVDQNDNHPSIIEPPLYKGAADVFLPKDAPAGYLVTQIKATDADEGLNAQLSYRIIEGAPLGFSINKDSGKVHVSRQLTYDLTDNVKVVVSVSDNGSPSLTSTAVIHFNFIEGTLASMSSGEESGGEEVFEWDTSIAIIIVLAGSCSLLLLAIILITTICSRRKKEPREGYEEKEEIPKVENVESGHIDSLIGSHKGKVFEAHPFPEKSPLAAAATAAAEMSCEEGRQTAGIFEPNNRVMEGKLKGYSTLPGYGKEALRPITIWKGNSFTTISAREPHISGKDSGKGDSDFNDSDSDISADVHKKDSPPTNSLWACTSECKVLGHSDRCWSPSATRPNTSLATAPNMSTFSKTASLPRDTRRENYYPGHAPKSNALQSVYEKVQHQEFDYILVGPSTPARIQETDEISIPEYTNS